One genomic segment of Hordeum vulgare subsp. vulgare chromosome 2H, MorexV3_pseudomolecules_assembly, whole genome shotgun sequence includes these proteins:
- the LOC123428771 gene encoding glutamate receptor 3.1-like, translated as MAKSSSATASGTKKRKSKSGALTQEEVKSLGLELLSSRAHLNHAPTLLALLSPTAPLSIALEALISLQSFFEPLLPSIPSASAAAAVAAGGASDDPELVFGAWLRQRFEEFVAALVELSVSPDSGDAIREVALDAFMDFVKLGKDGSFNSAIYHKFLHAVVHATDSIDAVLELLGSKYAKYADVCFFTYTSLDKIANSLGSQTTGSGKDGLQNGDDGAKDRSAICVHNVYNILVHIPALDFKKETKFDMWSTVGLSSKGEKDTSEGSSATRISKKLKLKFTKAWLAFLKLPLPLDVYKEVLATLHQNVIPSMSNPAILCDFLTTSYDIGGVISVMALSGLFILMTQHQLEYPKFYDKLYALLTPAVFMAKHRSVFLQLLDACLKSSYLQAYLAASFAKRLSRLALSVPPAGALIIIALIHNLLRRHPSINFLVHWEVAQDDGEASRPKKIGADPFNNEETDPAKSGAMRSSLWEIDTLRHHYTPAVSRFVVSLETDLTIRAKTMEMKITDFSSGSYATVFRDEARRRIKQVPLAFYRSTPTSLFQESDFPGWTFGCQSNTGAQASVEGNAVHTLETVDASPAKRQLPSDGALAESADLTRFSRIMTWGRLALTGQTVVGISTSLVRTGHRHFTPFSCRLIIRSNCRPELLQAQRLSVVELKDGRLRTPQQSSRLAMKFTLHFWGLFCCLYALSKNIYARPDTVSVGALFTFNSTIGRAAKIAISAAVNDINKDSSILPGTNLVVEMQDSNCSGFVGIVQALQFMEKDTVAIIGPQSSVIAHVISHVANELQVPMLSFGATDPTLTSLQFPFLVRTTRSDHFQMAAVADLVDYYGWKQVTAIFMDDDYGRNGIASLGDELVKRRAKILFKAAVRPGAKKSEMASVLIRVALMESRVVILHANPDSGLALLSLARNLGMTSSGYVWIATDWLSSFLDSSPRLDSGLLSTMQGFLTLRQHTENTRRKRMLASKWSALVKKDSVDDQFLINSYGFYTYDTVWILAYALDAFFSSGGNISFSNDTKLHEVGAGGLQLNAMTVFDGGRLLLERIHQVNFTGATGPVKFDTDGNLIRPAYDIINIVGSGLRPVGYWSNYSGLSTSSPETLYMKPAKRVRGDQKLHTVIWPGETTVKPRGWVFPNNGIELKIGIPNRASYRQFVSADNNTGTVRGFCIDVFLAAANLLPYPVPFKFIPFGNGSQNPSYPELINSIVTNDFDAVVGDIAIVTNRTRVVDFTQPYVESGLVVLTSVKKQSSSGWAFLQPFTIKMWCVTGLFFLVIGTVVWLLEHRINDDFRGPPVKQVITVFWFSFSTLFFAHREDTRSTLGRFVIIIWLFVVLIIQSSYTASLTSILTVQQLISPITGIDSLIASDEPIGFQVGSFAESYLVNELGVSRYRLKALGSPDEYKQALELGAGNGGVTAIVDERPYVEIFLLQHPKFAVVGSEFTKSGWGFAFPRDSPLAVDLSTSILALSENGDLQRIHDKWLANDAAVSMSQNNELESDRLQVYSFSGLFLICGVACLVTLAIHAGILVHKYCEQQRQVSAEGSSRSSRSSFQAFLSFADRREMDTRIASKDKAAGGDHSVGAASSSSASTAASC; from the exons ATGGCGAAATCATCGTCGGCGACGGCGTCGGGCACTAAGAAGCGGAAGTCTAAATCCGGGGCCCTCACCCAAGAGGAGGTGAAGTCGCTCGGCCTGGAGCTCCTCTCCTCGCGCGCCCATCTCAACCACGCCCCCACCCTCCTCGCGCTCCTCTCCCCCACCGCGCCGCTCAGCATCGCCCTCGAGGCGCTCATCTCGCTCCAGTCCTTCTTCGAGCCCCTGCTCCCCTCCATCCCCTCcgcctctgccgccgccgccgtcgctgcaGGAGGTGCGAGCGACGACCCCGAGCTCGTGTTTGGGGCATGGCTGCGGCAGCGCTTCGAGGAGTTCGTCGCGGCGCTCGTGGAGCTCAGCGTGTCGCCGGACAGCGGCGACGCGATCAGG GAAGTGGCGCTTGATGCGTTCATGGATTTCGTGAAGCTGGGGAAGGACGGGAGTTTCAACTCAGCAATTTACCACAAGTTTCTCCATGCTGTA GTTCATGCTACTGATTCGATTGATGCTGTTCTAGAGTTGCTTGGGTCCAAGTACGCTAAGTATGCTGATGTTTG TTTTTTTACTTATACTAGCTTAGATAAGATCGCCAACAGTCTGGGCAGTCAAACCACTG GCTCTGGAAAAGATGGCTTGCAAAATGGGGATGACGGGGCTAAAGACAG GAGTGCTATCTGTGTACACAATGTGTACAATATTTTGGTGCATATTCCCGCGTTGGATTTTAAGAAGGAAACAAAGTTTGATATGTGGAGTACCGTCG gcctttcttcaaaaggagagaaggACACCTCTGAG GGCTCCTCTGCTACGCGTATAAGCAAAAAGCTAAAATTGAAGTTCACCAAAGCATGGCTGGCCTTTCTGAAGCTACCACTTCCACTTGATGTCTACAAGGAG GTCCTTGCCACACTTCATCAGAATGTTATTCCTTCAATGTCAAACCCAGCCATCTTGTG CGATTTCTTGACTACATCATACGACATAGGCGGTGTTATCAGTGTGATGGCCTTAAGTGGTCTATTCATCCTTATGACACAGCATCAGCTTGAATATCCAAAATTCTATGATAAGCTCTATGCATTACTGACTCCTGCTGTGTTCATGGCAAAACATCGGTCAGTGTTCTTGCAA CTTCTGGATGCTTGTCTGAAATCTTCGTATCTTCAAGCATATCTTGCCGCTTCATTTGCAAAACGATTGAGTAGACTCGCCCTTTCAGTGCCACCAGCTGGAGCTCTTATCATCATTGCTTTGATTCATAATCTGCTGCGGAGGCACCCATCCATTAATTTTTTGGTTCACTGG GAAGTTGCTCAGGATGATGGAGAAGCTAGTCGACCTAAGAAGATTGGTGCTGACCCTTTTAACAATGAAGAGACAGACCCTGCAAAGTCTGGCGCAATGC GAAGTTCTTTGTGGGAAATAGACACACTGCGCCATCACTACACTCCTGCAGTTTCAAG ATTTGTTGTGTCGCTTGAAACTGATCTCACTATTCGGGCCAAAACAATGGAGATGAAGATCACAGACTTTAGTTCAGGCTCCTATGCAACAGTTTTCCGAGATGAG GCCCGGCGGCGGATAAAACAAGTCCCACTTGCGTTCTACAGAAGTACACCAACATCTTTATTTCAAGAGTCGGATTTTCCTGGATGGACCTTTGGGTGTCAGTCGAATACCGGGGCGCAAGCTAGCGTAGAAGGAAATGCGGTCCACACGCTAGAAACCGTTGATGCCTCACCCGCTAAAAG GCAGCTGCCATCGGATGGGGCCCTCGCTGAGTCAGCCGACCTGACAAGGTTCTCACGG ATAATGACATGGGGCAGGCTGGCTTTAACAGGCCAGACAGTCGTTGGCATCTCGACCT CTCTTGTTCGCACGGGCCACCGGCACTTCACGCCCTTCTCGTGTCGTCTGATTATTAGAAGCAACTGCCGACCAGAGCTTCTTCAGGCCCAGCG CCTTTCTGTCGTTGAGCTGAAGGATGGACGCCTAAGAACACCTCAGCAGTCTTCTAGACTCGCCATGAAGTTCACACTCCATTTTTGGGGCCTTTTCTGTTGTCTGTATGCACTCAGCAAGAATATCTATGCGAGGCCCGATACAGTGAGTGTTGGAGCTCTTTTCACATTCAATTCCACAATAGGGAGAGCTGCCAAGATTGCCATTTCTGCTGCTGTCAATGACATCAACAAAGATTCAAGCATCCTTCCAGGCACAAACCTGGTTGTCGAGATGCAAGATTCCAATTGCAGTGGCTTCGTTGGCATTGTGCAAG CATTGCAATTCATGGAGAAAGATACAGTTGCAATCATCGGCCCACAATCTTCTGTCATCGCGCATGTTATTTCTCATGTTGCAAATGAACTTCAAGTGCCTATGCTGTCCTTCGGTGCAACTGATCCAACTCTCACGTCACTTCAGTTTCCTTTCTTGGTGAGGACAACCCGTAGTGATCATTTTCAAATGGCTGCTGTTGCTGACTTAGTCGACTACTATGGGTGGAAGCAAGTGACAGCTATATTTATGGATGATGATTATGGAAGAAACGGCATAGCCTCTTTAGGTGATGAACTTGTCAAGAGGCGAGCTAAGATCTTGTTTAAAGCTGCAGTTAGGCCAGGAGCAAAAAAGAGTGAAATGGCTAGTGTGCTGATCAGGGTTGCACTGATGGAATCTCGGGTTGTAATTCTGCATGCAAATCCTGACTCTGGGCTTGCACTTCTCTCGCTGGCACGCAATCTCGGCATGACATCAAGCGGGTATGTGTGGATTGCAACAGATTGGCTCAGTTCATTCCTGGATTCATCGCCACGCCTCGACAGCGGATTACTGAGCACAATGCAGGGTTTTCTCACATTACGCCAGCACACAGAAAATACCAGAAGGAAGAGGATGCTAGCTTCGAAATGGAGTGCATTGGTAAAGAAGGATAGTGTCGATGACCAGTTCTTGATTAATTCGTATGGGTTTTATACTTACGATACTGTCTGGATTCTTGCTTATGCGCTGGATGCATTTTTCAGTAGTGGCGGAAACATTTCTTTCTCAAATGACACCAAGCTACATGAAGTTGGGGCAGGGGGTCTGCAATTGAACGCAATGACTGTCTTTGATGGGGGGAGGCTGTTACTAGAAAGGATCCACCAAGTGAATTTCACGGGTGCAACTGGCCCTGTAAAATTTGATACAGATGGTAATCTTATCCGGCCTGCATACGACATCATTAACATAGTAGGATCTGGTCTGCGGCCAGTTGGTTACTGGTCCAACTATTCTGGCCTGTCCACCTCGTCGCCTGAGACTCTTTACATGAAACCAGCAAAACGTGTTAGGGGAGATCAGAAACTCCACACTGTGATATGGCCAGGTGAGACTACAGTAAAGCCACGTGGATGGGTGTTTCCCAACAATGGAATTGAGCTGAAAATTGGAATTCCCAATAGGGCAAGCTACCGTCAATTTGTGTCAGCTGACAATAACACCGGGACGGTGCGTGGTTTCTGTATTGATGTGTTTCTTGCTGCAGCAAACTTGTTACCGTATCCAGTTCCATTTAAGTTTATTCCGTTTGGTAATggtagtcagaatccaagctatccAGAGCTTATCAACAGTATTGTAACGAAT GACTTCGATGCTGTGGTAGGTGATATCGCTATTGTCACAAATCGTACAAGGGTTGTCGACTTCACTCAGCCATATGTTGAGTCAGGGCTTGTGGTACTTACCTCTGTTAAGAAGCAAAGCTCGAGTGGATGGGCCTTTTTGCAGCCATTCACCATCAAAATGTGGTGCGTCACAGGgttgttctttcttgtcataGGAACGGTGGTTTGGCTGCTTGAGCATAGAATCAATGATGATTTCCGTGGGCCTCCAGTGAAACAAGTTATCACTGTATTCTG GTTCAGTTTCTCAACTCTGTTCTTCGCGCACA GAGAGGACACGAGAAGCACCCTCGGCCGCTTTGTGATCATCATATGGCTCTTCGTGGTCCTCATCATCCAATCCAGCTACACTGCCAGCTTGACCTCCATACTCACCGTGCAGCAGCTCATATCTCCAATCACAGGGATCGATAGCTTGATCGCCAGTGACGAGCCCATCGGGTTTCAAGTCGGCTCCTTTGCGGAAAGTTACCTTGTGAACGAACTCGGTGTCTCGAGATACAGGCTTAAAGCGCTCGGTTCTCCGGACGAGTATAAGCAAGCGCTTGAGCTTGGCGCTGGCAACGGAGGCGTCACTGCCATCGTCGACGAGCGTCCCTATGTTGAGATCTTCTTGCTCCAGCATCCCAAATTCGCCGTGGTGGGTTCAGAGTTCACCAAAAGCGGCTGGGGCTTC GCGTTCCCGAGGGACTCGCCGCTGGCGGTGGACCTGTCGACGTCGATCCTGGCGCTGTCGGAGAACGGCGACCTCCAGCGGATCCACGACAAGTGGCTGGCGAACGACGCGGCGGTGTCCATGTCTCAGAACAACGAGCTGGAGTCGGACCGGCTGCAGGTGTACAGCTTCTCGGGGCTGTTCCTCATCTGCGGCGTGGCGTGCCTCGTCACCCTCGCCATACACGCCGGCATCCTCGTCCACAAGTACTGCGAGCAACAGCGGCAGGTGTCGGCCGAAGGCAGCTCCCGCTCCAGCCGCAGCAGCTTCCAGGCCTTCCTGTCCTTCGCCGACCGACGGGAGATGGACACCCGGATAGCGTCCAAGGACAAGGCGGCAGGAGGAGACCACTCCGTCGGCGCGGCGTCGAGTAGCAGCGCCAGCACCGCCGCGTCGTGCTAG
- the LOC123427855 gene encoding uncharacterized protein At4g15970-like, translating to MAKPPRHTLTMPSAHPRGIPRRALPRAGAALFLVTLVGVALPMAVLHRAAVSRHSLEDPWGRYPLPLLAADDEEGAQGDDLDSEDLKLDRVLQKASMRDNTVILTTLNVAWASPGSVIDLFVDSFRSGVGTSSLLNHLVIIAFDGDAYRQCVKIHHYCFALGTEGVDFSEEKRFLTSGYLEMMWKRLDFLRLVLEKGYSFIFSDADIMWFRNPFPHFYPDGDLQIACDHYVGNSTDLRNIANGGFNYVKSNERTIEFYSFWYSSRLRYPGYHDQDVFNAIKHDPYVADIGLEIKFLSTAYFGGFCEPSRDLNKVCTMHANCCIGLRSKIHDLRIMMEDWRNYLSLPPSLKRLTTLSWRVPQNCSLSSQNQ from the exons ATGGCGAAGCCTCCGCGCCACACCCTGACCATGCCGTCCGCGCACCCTCGCGGGATCCCGAGACGCGCGCTCCCGCGAGCCGGTGCGGCGCTCTTTCTTGTAACCCTCGTCGGCGTCGCGCTGCCCATGGCCGTGCTCCACCGTGCCGCCGTCTCGCGGCACTCGCTGGAGGACCCCTGGGGGCGGTACCCGCTTCCCTTGCTCGCCGCAGACGACGAGGAGGGCGCCCAAGGTGATGATCTG GACAGTGAGGATCTCAAACTCGACCGAGTTTTGCAGAAGGCTTCAATGAGGGATAACACAGTTATATTGACTACACTTAATGTTGCATGGGCTTCTCCTGGCTCGGTGATAGATCTATTTGTTGATAGTTTTCGCTCTGGTGTTGGAACAAGTTCACTCTTGAACCATCTAGTCATTATAGCATTTGATGGGGATGCGTACAGACAATGTGTCAAGATCCACCACTATTGCTTTGCTCTTGGAACTGAAGGTGTGGATTTTTCTGAAGAGAAGAGGTTCTTGACTTCTGGGTATCTGGAGATGATGTGGAAAAGACTAGATTTCTTGCGGCTGGTTCTTGAAAAGGGCTACAGCTTCATATTCTCG GATGCAGACATAATGTGGTTTCGCAACCCATTTCCTCACTTCTATCCTGATGGTGACCTTCAGATTGCTTGCGACCACTATGTTGGGAATTCAACAGACTTGAGAAACATTGCTAATGGAGGCTTCAATTATGTGAAATCGAATGAACGGACCATAGAGTTCTACAGTTTCTGGTACTCATCACGATTGAGATATCCTGGCTACCATGATCAGGATGTATTCAATGCTATTAAGCATGATCCATATGTCGCAGACATTGGGCTGGAAATTAAGTTTTTGAGTACAGCATATTTTGGTGGATTCTGTGAACCAAGCAGAGATTTAAATAAGGTCTGTACTATGCATGCTAACTGTTGCATCGGTTTGCGGAGCAAGATCCATGATCTAAGGATTATGATGGAAGATTGGAGGAATTATTTGTCGTTGCCTCCAAGCTTGAAAAGATTGACAACATTGTCCTGGAGGGTGCCACAAAATTGCAG CCTTTCATCGCAAAACCAataa